In Nostoc sp. UHCC 0926, a single genomic region encodes these proteins:
- a CDS encoding CDP-alcohol phosphatidyltransferase family protein, translating into MITKPWDAQLAYWLVKPLKDSWVNPNHLTTVRLVTGLAAAVAIAVGDAIWANIGAVLFALSNFLDHTDGELARLSGKSSKWGHQYDLASDAIIHILLFVCIGYGLREGKFGWWALLMGIISGVSVACIFHLRNQMEQRLGKDASRQPNFAGFDIEDVLYLFPIVTLLHGLEPLLMAATIGAPTFAIWVIWQFWALPQPESN; encoded by the coding sequence ATGATCACCAAGCCTTGGGATGCTCAACTTGCTTACTGGCTAGTTAAACCTCTAAAAGACAGTTGGGTAAACCCCAATCATCTCACGACAGTGCGACTTGTGACAGGGTTGGCGGCTGCCGTAGCGATTGCAGTTGGCGATGCCATCTGGGCTAATATTGGCGCAGTGCTATTTGCTTTATCCAACTTTCTAGATCACACGGACGGTGAATTAGCTCGTTTGAGTGGAAAAAGCAGCAAATGGGGACATCAGTATGATCTCGCTAGTGACGCCATTATCCACATTCTTTTGTTTGTGTGTATTGGATATGGTCTTAGGGAGGGAAAATTTGGTTGGTGGGCGTTACTAATGGGGATAATATCTGGTGTGTCTGTTGCTTGCATCTTTCATTTGCGAAACCAAATGGAACAGCGTTTAGGTAAAGACGCCAGCCGTCAACCAAATTTTGCCGGGTTTGACATTGAAGACGTGCTGTATTTGTTTCCCATAGTTACCTTACTGCATGGACTAGAGCCGTTATTAATGGCAGCTACAATTGGGGCACCAACTTTTGCTATATGGGTAATTTGGCAATTTTGGGCACTCCCGCAGCCTGAATCAAACTAG
- a CDS encoding 2OG-Fe(II) oxygenase: protein MELQTEIDKAIAAVDYQKFQAEFQAQNEFLVVENFLPNSIIEKFLALLPSLQPAINRNYIPNHKKGGSISRYSLDSLAPIFGEFYQLSAFFEFLNKITAEKLLPCPSADPHTYALYYYTEPGDHIQYHYDTSYYRGKRYTVLLGLVDNSSSKLEYQLYKDIPERETQTRSLSLTPGTIVLFNGDKLYHRVTPLGENEQRIVLTLEYVTDTNMGMLKRFVSNMKDAIAYFGFRQVFRS from the coding sequence ATGGAGCTTCAAACTGAAATTGATAAAGCTATAGCAGCCGTTGATTACCAGAAATTTCAAGCTGAGTTTCAAGCTCAAAATGAATTTTTGGTGGTTGAGAACTTTCTCCCTAACTCCATCATCGAGAAGTTTTTGGCGCTGTTGCCATCTTTGCAACCTGCTATAAACCGCAACTATATTCCCAATCATAAAAAGGGCGGTAGTATTAGCCGCTATAGTTTAGACAGCCTTGCTCCGATTTTCGGAGAGTTTTATCAACTTAGTGCTTTTTTCGAGTTCCTCAACAAAATTACGGCAGAAAAACTCCTTCCCTGTCCTAGTGCTGATCCCCATACTTACGCGCTGTACTACTACACTGAGCCTGGAGACCATATCCAGTATCATTATGATACCTCTTACTATCGCGGGAAACGCTATACAGTGTTGCTTGGTTTAGTTGATAATTCATCCAGTAAGCTAGAATATCAACTTTATAAGGATATTCCTGAACGGGAGACACAAACGCGATCGCTCTCCTTAACCCCTGGTACTATAGTCTTATTCAATGGTGACAAACTTTACCACAGAGTTACTCCTTTGGGTGAAAATGAACAGCGCATTGTCTTAACTTTGGAGTACGTCACCGACACCAACATGGGTATGCTAAAACGTTTTGTCTCGAATATGAAAGATGCGATCGCCTATTTTGGTTTTCGCCAGGTGTTTCGCAGTTGA
- a CDS encoding phosphocholine cytidylyltransferase family protein produces the protein MKAIILAAGVGRRLGKDGQIQPKCLLKFNGKSLLERHLNYLRHYQIDEVVIAVGYQAERIQEEIKALGAENWVSTVYNPDYTKGSVVSLWTVRQHLVAGDDILLMDADVLYDRRIIERLVKTNIPNCFLLDRDFEPGDEPVKLCVRDNYLVEFRKQVALGLAYDFAGESVGFFRFGSATHRIATRTEQYVADGRHDEPYEEVIRDLLLETPETFGYEDITGLSWLEIDFPQDIQRAQNDILPQIEVVENV, from the coding sequence ATGAAGGCAATTATATTAGCTGCTGGCGTTGGACGACGCTTAGGTAAAGATGGGCAAATCCAACCCAAATGCTTACTGAAATTTAACGGCAAATCTCTATTAGAGCGCCATTTGAACTATCTCCGTCATTACCAGATTGACGAAGTAGTGATTGCTGTGGGTTACCAAGCAGAAAGAATTCAGGAGGAAATCAAAGCATTAGGAGCCGAAAATTGGGTCAGTACAGTTTATAATCCTGACTACACTAAAGGCAGTGTAGTTAGCCTTTGGACTGTACGTCAGCATCTAGTCGCTGGCGATGACATATTATTAATGGATGCAGATGTTTTGTACGATCGCCGCATCATCGAACGACTGGTAAAGACAAATATCCCCAACTGCTTTTTACTGGATCGGGATTTTGAACCGGGAGATGAACCCGTGAAGCTTTGCGTCAGAGATAATTATCTAGTGGAGTTTCGCAAACAAGTAGCTCTTGGTTTGGCTTATGATTTTGCAGGCGAGTCAGTGGGATTCTTTCGTTTTGGGAGTGCTACTCACCGGATTGCTACTCGCACAGAACAATATGTTGCAGACGGACGACATGATGAACCTTATGAAGAAGTGATTCGGGATCTACTATTAGAAACTCCCGAAACATTTGGCTACGAAGACATCACTGGTTTATCTTGGCTCGAAATCGATTTTCCACAGGATATTCAACGTGCCCAAAACGATATTTTACCTCAGATAGAAGTTGTAGAAAATGTCTGA
- the aepX gene encoding phosphoenolpyruvate mutase, with the protein MHQIFAPTDTAAKLNKCAQLRALLESPQLDFIMEAHNGISARIVEEAGFKGIWASGLALSAQYGVRDNNEASWTQVVEMLEFMSDVTSIPILLDGDTGYGNFNNMRRLVKKLEQRGIAGVCIEDKLFPKTNSFINGSRQALADIDEFCGKIKAGKDSQTDPDFCIVARLEALIAGWDMSEAMRRAEAYHAAGANAILIHSKSSRPDQVLAFAKEWAGRSPLVIIPTKYYSTPTDVFRKAEVNLVIWANHLIRAAVASMQAIAREVKASETLINIEDEIAPVKEIFRLQGADELIEAEKRYFNNGRHDTQAIVLAASRGQELAALTQDKPKVMLPLGGKPLLRLLVDKFKKLAINDITVVAGYKAETINVPGTKVIRNPDYETTGELASLACAQTNFSDEMLVLYGDLLFRSYILRDLLECPGEIVAVVDSVANSKSVSGSPDYAYCSIPDDLSLFGQDVNLLDISKTTQTQLGKYSGRWIGMLRLRSQGREWLSEALNELQKRPEFNSLGLPELCNYLIEQGKPIKVLYIRGNWLDVNSLDDLDLAFQLKQ; encoded by the coding sequence ATGCATCAAATATTTGCACCCACTGATACCGCTGCAAAATTAAATAAGTGTGCCCAACTACGGGCCTTACTAGAATCGCCTCAACTCGACTTCATCATGGAAGCTCACAATGGGATTAGCGCCCGCATTGTGGAAGAGGCTGGATTTAAAGGAATTTGGGCCAGTGGACTCGCCCTTTCGGCTCAATATGGTGTTCGAGATAATAATGAAGCCAGTTGGACTCAAGTTGTGGAAATGCTAGAGTTCATGTCTGATGTCACCAGCATCCCCATTTTGTTAGACGGGGATACTGGTTATGGCAACTTTAATAATATGCGTCGCCTGGTTAAGAAGTTAGAACAGCGAGGTATTGCTGGAGTCTGTATTGAAGATAAGCTTTTTCCTAAAACCAATAGTTTCATCAATGGGAGTCGCCAAGCTTTGGCTGATATTGATGAATTCTGCGGCAAAATTAAGGCAGGTAAGGATAGTCAGACAGATCCAGATTTTTGCATTGTCGCCCGACTCGAAGCTTTGATTGCCGGGTGGGATATGTCAGAGGCAATGCGCCGAGCTGAAGCCTACCACGCCGCAGGAGCCAACGCCATCCTGATTCACAGTAAATCATCGCGTCCTGACCAAGTGCTAGCCTTTGCTAAAGAGTGGGCGGGTCGTTCCCCGTTAGTAATTATACCGACTAAATATTACAGCACCCCCACCGATGTCTTTCGCAAAGCTGAAGTGAATTTGGTCATCTGGGCAAATCATCTGATTCGAGCTGCTGTTGCTAGTATGCAAGCGATCGCTCGTGAAGTGAAAGCCAGCGAAACTTTAATCAACATTGAAGATGAGATTGCGCCTGTAAAAGAAATTTTCCGGCTACAGGGGGCGGATGAACTCATAGAAGCTGAAAAACGCTACTTTAACAATGGACGCCACGATACCCAAGCGATCGTTCTGGCTGCTAGCAGAGGCCAAGAATTAGCAGCGTTGACGCAAGATAAACCGAAAGTGATGTTACCCCTTGGAGGTAAACCTCTACTCAGGTTGTTGGTGGACAAATTTAAGAAACTTGCCATCAACGATATTACGGTTGTCGCAGGTTACAAAGCAGAAACTATTAATGTTCCGGGGACTAAAGTCATCCGCAACCCAGATTATGAAACAACGGGAGAATTAGCATCCTTAGCCTGCGCTCAAACCAACTTCAGCGACGAGATGCTGGTGCTTTACGGCGATTTACTATTTAGAAGCTACATCCTGCGGGATTTATTAGAATGTCCCGGAGAAATTGTGGCTGTGGTTGATTCTGTGGCGAACAGCAAGTCTGTTAGCGGTTCACCTGACTACGCCTATTGCTCAATTCCCGACGATCTTTCTCTGTTTGGACAGGATGTAAACCTGTTGGACATTTCTAAAACAACACAAACGCAATTAGGAAAGTATAGTGGCCGCTGGATTGGGATGCTGCGCTTGCGGAGTCAAGGTAGAGAGTGGCTGAGTGAAGCACTCAATGAATTACAAAAACGACCGGAATTCAACAGTTTGGGTTTGCCAGAATTATGCAATTATTTAATCGAGCAAGGAAAACCGATTAAGGTGCTTTATATTCGCGGTAACTGGTTAGATGTTAATTCTTTGGACGATCTTGACCTTGCTTTTCAATTAAAGCAATAG
- the aepY gene encoding phosphonopyruvate decarboxylase: MIQAEEFVEAARNLGFGWYTGVPCSFLTPFINYVINDVQLRYISAANEGDAVAIAAGAAIAGKPAVVMMQNSGLGNAVNPLTSLNYIFRIPLLLICTLRGDRLLQDEPQHQLMGQITEKLLQTMTIPWEFFPTNAAEIEPVLQRATAYMRQERCPYALIMRKGAIAPHALTRSSIPERENSSSAYIQQSFFRDHKEQRVSRSEALARIVELIDAENTVVIATTGYTGRELFASKDSANHLYMVGSMGCASSMGLGLSLARPDLKVVVIDGDGAALMRMGNFATIGTYGGANLIHILLDNEVHDSTGAQATVSAGISFAKIAEGCGYGVTLAGDDPALLDALFTADTNIRPKFAHLKIRPGTLEKLPRPNLTPEAVLQRFMKHIGSDWQ, encoded by the coding sequence ATGATTCAGGCAGAGGAATTTGTAGAAGCTGCGCGTAATCTTGGCTTTGGGTGGTACACTGGCGTACCCTGTTCTTTTCTCACGCCTTTTATTAACTACGTCATCAATGACGTTCAACTTAGATATATCTCCGCAGCCAATGAGGGAGATGCTGTAGCGATCGCCGCTGGAGCAGCAATTGCTGGAAAACCAGCCGTGGTGATGATGCAAAACTCTGGTTTAGGGAATGCAGTTAACCCGCTAACGTCCCTGAATTATATCTTTCGGATTCCGCTACTGCTGATTTGTACTTTAAGAGGCGATCGCCTGTTGCAAGATGAACCGCAACATCAATTAATGGGGCAAATCACAGAGAAATTGCTGCAAACAATGACTATACCTTGGGAATTTTTTCCCACAAACGCAGCAGAAATAGAACCCGTTCTGCAAAGAGCCACAGCCTACATGAGACAAGAGCGCTGTCCTTATGCTCTAATTATGCGTAAAGGAGCGATTGCACCCCATGCACTCACCCGTTCTTCTATCCCCGAACGAGAAAATAGTAGTAGCGCTTATATTCAGCAAAGCTTTTTTCGGGATCACAAAGAACAACGCGTTTCTCGCAGCGAAGCCCTGGCTCGGATAGTGGAACTCATTGATGCAGAAAACACTGTAGTAATTGCCACCACTGGATACACAGGACGGGAACTCTTCGCCAGCAAAGACAGCGCCAATCATCTTTATATGGTCGGCTCGATGGGCTGCGCTTCCTCAATGGGATTGGGGCTATCCTTAGCACGTCCAGACCTCAAGGTAGTAGTAATTGATGGCGATGGGGCAGCACTTATGCGAATGGGTAATTTTGCTACCATCGGCACTTATGGCGGTGCTAATTTAATCCATATTCTCTTAGATAATGAAGTCCATGATTCCACAGGCGCACAAGCTACCGTCTCTGCGGGTATCTCCTTTGCCAAGATTGCCGAAGGGTGCGGTTATGGCGTTACATTAGCCGGAGATGACCCAGCGCTTTTAGATGCCTTATTTACCGCAGATACCAACATTAGACCGAAATTCGCGCATTTGAAAATCCGTCCTGGAACTTTAGAAAAGCTACCTCGACCCAACCTCACCCCGGAAGCAGTTTTGCAACGCTTCATGAAACATATTGGTTCAGACTGGCAATAG
- a CDS encoding 2-aminoethylphosphonate aminotransferase, with protein sequence MILLNPGPVNLSDRVRNALLRPDLCHREVEFSQLQSKIREQLLQVYGLEGDRWAAVLLTGSGTAAMEAMISSLVPNDGKLLVIENGVYGERLSKIAKIHGIDYITLSHAWDAAIDINGLVKLLDENADITHLAVVHHETTTGRLNNLVELALICQERRIQLLVDGVSSFGAEELNFADWGITACAATANKCLHGVPGTSFVILRRDALPSVATIPRTLYLDLGTYCQQQDRGGTPFTQSVQTFYALTEALQEMAEAGGWSARHSHYNQLASLVRDGLASIGIKPLLPLGSSSVVLNAYYLPDGFSYEEFHDQLKAQDYIIYSGQGNLAQSIFRVSTMGAITSADMERFVTVVKQIINNS encoded by the coding sequence ATGATTTTACTAAATCCCGGCCCAGTCAATTTGAGCGATCGCGTCAGAAATGCCCTGTTGCGTCCCGATTTGTGTCATCGTGAAGTAGAATTTTCCCAACTTCAAAGCAAAATCCGCGAACAATTACTTCAAGTTTACGGTCTTGAAGGCGATCGCTGGGCAGCAGTTCTCCTCACGGGTTCTGGTACCGCAGCGATGGAAGCAATGATCAGCAGTCTAGTCCCCAATGATGGGAAATTGCTGGTGATTGAAAACGGTGTGTATGGCGAACGACTATCCAAAATCGCCAAAATCCACGGCATTGATTACATAACACTTTCCCATGCTTGGGATGCCGCAATAGATATCAACGGTTTAGTCAAACTTTTAGATGAAAACGCTGATATCACCCATCTTGCTGTCGTCCATCACGAAACTACTACCGGTCGCCTAAATAATTTGGTGGAACTTGCGCTAATTTGTCAAGAACGTCGTATTCAATTACTAGTGGATGGTGTCAGCAGTTTTGGTGCCGAGGAACTGAATTTTGCAGATTGGGGAATCACCGCTTGCGCTGCAACAGCCAATAAATGTCTGCATGGCGTCCCTGGAACGTCTTTTGTCATCCTGCGACGGGATGCACTGCCGTCAGTTGCCACAATCCCCCGCACCTTATATTTAGATTTAGGAACCTATTGCCAGCAGCAGGATCGAGGCGGCACACCTTTTACGCAATCAGTACAGACATTTTATGCCTTAACAGAAGCTTTGCAAGAAATGGCAGAAGCAGGGGGTTGGAGTGCCAGACACAGCCATTACAACCAACTTGCTAGCTTAGTTAGAGACGGGTTAGCCTCAATCGGAATTAAACCCCTACTTCCTCTTGGCAGTTCATCCGTTGTCTTGAATGCCTACTACTTGCCAGACGGTTTCAGCTATGAGGAATTTCACGACCAACTGAAAGCACAAGACTATATAATTTATTCTGGACAGGGAAATTTAGCTCAATCTATTTTCCGAGTCTCGACAATGGGAGCTATTACCTCCGCTGACATGGAACGCTTTGTTACTGTTGTTAAACAAATTATTAATAATTCGTAA
- a CDS encoding cupin domain-containing protein encodes MNATRCVIPVIKSTKDYQVYRISPNDSNRLAIIFDSTNANISLTCCIEIFDVGGQTPPNRHQWAVEMFFVLKGEAIAMCDGKTTTIKAGDSLLVPPTGTHLIKNTGSTRLYTLTVMVPNENFSELIRSGIPTELDAEDMAVLGRLDALMPC; translated from the coding sequence ATGAATGCTACTCGTTGTGTAATTCCGGTTATTAAATCTACCAAAGATTACCAAGTATATCGCATTAGTCCCAACGACTCTAATCGATTAGCAATTATCTTCGATTCGACAAATGCTAATATTTCCTTGACTTGCTGCATTGAAATTTTTGATGTTGGTGGACAAACACCGCCAAATCGCCATCAGTGGGCGGTGGAAATGTTTTTTGTCCTCAAAGGGGAAGCGATCGCCATGTGTGACGGCAAGACTACCACGATCAAAGCTGGAGATAGTTTATTGGTGCCTCCCACTGGGACTCATTTGATTAAAAATACTGGTTCTACTCGCTTGTACACGTTGACTGTTATGGTTCCCAATGAAAACTTTTCGGAATTGATTCGCAGTGGTATTCCGACGGAGTTAGATGCAGAAGATATGGCAGTACTGGGGAGATTAGATGCTTTGATGCCCTGTTAA
- a CDS encoding cysteine hydrolase family protein, producing the protein MNLPFRTLGVPPNAWTVNHAIADITRPQKTPQPVILSTETKTLHLDLAKAAILVIDMQNDFCHPDGWLAHIGVDVTPARQPIEPLNNLLPELREAGVAVIWVNWGNRPDLLNISAGSRHVYNPTGGGVGLGDPLPSNGARVLMAGSWAAAIVDELEQIPEDIRVDKYRMSGFWDTPLDSILRNLGRTTLFFAGVNADQCVLATLCDANFLGYDCVLVKDCTATTSPEYCWLATLYNVKQCFGFVTDSQAILTAL; encoded by the coding sequence ATGAATCTGCCTTTTCGGACATTGGGAGTTCCACCAAATGCGTGGACAGTGAATCATGCGATCGCAGATATCACTCGTCCTCAAAAGACCCCACAACCCGTTATTTTATCAACAGAAACTAAAACCCTGCATTTAGACTTGGCAAAAGCTGCTATCCTCGTCATTGATATGCAAAACGACTTCTGTCACCCTGATGGCTGGTTAGCGCATATTGGTGTGGATGTAACTCCAGCGCGTCAGCCTATTGAACCTTTAAACAACTTACTTCCAGAACTCCGTGAGGCTGGTGTTGCAGTCATTTGGGTTAATTGGGGGAATCGTCCCGACTTGCTCAATATTAGTGCTGGTTCGCGTCACGTCTATAATCCTACAGGGGGAGGTGTGGGATTGGGCGATCCACTACCAAGCAATGGTGCTAGAGTACTCATGGCAGGTAGTTGGGCAGCGGCAATAGTAGACGAATTAGAACAGATTCCGGAAGATATTCGTGTGGATAAATACCGCATGAGTGGCTTTTGGGATACGCCATTAGATAGTATCTTGCGGAATCTGGGAAGGACAACACTATTTTTTGCTGGTGTTAATGCTGATCAATGTGTGCTAGCGACCTTATGTGATGCCAACTTTTTAGGATATGACTGTGTGTTAGTTAAAGACTGTACCGCTACTACTTCTCCTGAATATTGTTGGCTGGCGACATTGTACAATGTCAAACAATGCTTCGGTTTTGTCACTGACTCGCAAGCAATTTTAACAGCGCTCTAA
- a CDS encoding amidohydrolase, protein MSFTIQDVMIAVSDDYATVDVQVVDGKIAAIAPNLQVIGTAIDGKNKLLLPGFFNAHTHSSEMWQRGIMSVLPLELWLAELYDFTPLDPEQVYLSALGTAVETLLSGGTSVVDHLVLIPGLELEMIAIATRAYREVGIRAFIAPLIHDESLSTGIPSGESGKTHEPYFRSTTATLEIIEEAVRQFHCPDEGVNILVAPTGIPLCTDALFEGCIELSDRYNLCRHSHLLETRAQEKIAQQKYSCTAVEHLKRIGYLSDRTTLAHCVWLNDADIAILAETQSTVVHNPLSNLRLGSGIAPILKYRQAGVNVTFGCDGASSNDSQDLLEAIKIGSILHNITDSDYQHWITPRQAVEMASLGGAKGLNLADKLGSLTVGKQADLVLYDLTNLSLLPRTDPIGLLVLGRPNNVVDSAWVNGKQIVCDGKVTTINVDELRQELFNRSQWETKRKSQTVAQIEAHYRTVMGL, encoded by the coding sequence GTGAGTTTCACCATTCAGGATGTGATGATTGCCGTCAGTGATGATTATGCAACGGTAGATGTACAGGTTGTAGATGGTAAAATCGCTGCCATTGCCCCCAATCTACAAGTAATCGGCACTGCCATAGATGGCAAAAATAAGCTGCTGCTTCCTGGCTTCTTCAACGCCCACACCCACTCATCAGAGATGTGGCAACGAGGAATCATGTCAGTTTTGCCTTTAGAATTATGGTTAGCAGAACTGTATGATTTTACCCCCCTTGATCCCGAACAGGTTTATCTGAGCGCCTTGGGTACTGCGGTGGAAACCTTACTTTCTGGCGGGACGAGTGTGGTAGATCATCTGGTGTTAATTCCCGGACTTGAGTTAGAAATGATCGCCATTGCAACTCGCGCTTACAGAGAAGTTGGAATTCGTGCTTTTATCGCCCCCCTAATTCACGATGAATCCCTCAGCACAGGTATACCATCTGGGGAATCAGGAAAAACTCATGAACCTTATTTTCGCTCAACTACCGCAACATTGGAAATCATCGAAGAGGCGGTGAGACAATTTCATTGCCCAGATGAGGGTGTAAATATTTTAGTCGCACCAACAGGGATTCCATTGTGTACTGATGCTTTATTTGAGGGATGTATCGAGTTAAGCGATCGCTATAATCTTTGTCGTCACTCCCATTTACTCGAAACCAGGGCACAGGAAAAAATCGCTCAACAAAAGTACAGTTGTACTGCTGTGGAACATTTGAAAAGAATCGGATATTTGAGCGATCGTACAACTCTAGCCCATTGTGTCTGGTTAAATGATGCTGATATCGCTATTTTGGCCGAAACTCAATCTACAGTTGTTCATAATCCCTTAAGTAATCTGCGTTTGGGCAGTGGTATTGCCCCAATTTTAAAATACCGCCAAGCTGGAGTAAATGTAACTTTTGGTTGTGATGGTGCTTCGAGTAATGACTCTCAAGATTTGCTAGAAGCAATCAAAATTGGTTCTATTTTACATAACATTACAGACTCAGATTATCAGCACTGGATTACGCCTCGGCAAGCAGTGGAAATGGCATCTTTGGGAGGCGCAAAAGGATTGAATTTGGCAGACAAGCTCGGTTCTCTCACTGTGGGAAAACAAGCAGATTTAGTGCTTTATGACCTCACCAATTTATCATTACTACCGCGTACAGACCCCATTGGTTTGTTAGTTTTAGGGCGTCCTAATAATGTTGTCGATAGTGCTTGGGTGAATGGCAAGCAAATTGTTTGCGACGGGAAAGTGACAACAATTAACGTTGATGAATTGCGGCAAGAATTATTTAACCGCAGTCAATGGGAGACAAAGCGTAAGTCTCAAACTGTGGCACAAATTGAAGCACATTATCGCACGGTTATGGGGTTGTAA
- a CDS encoding ABC transporter ATP-binding protein — translation MKVRSSYWQLLPYLWPQWPLLIRGLACILGFVLFTLAIPYLAGKVAFFIGQGNVNQIAYWLGLATLVFLVRGFCQYGQNVFMIAAALEMALNLRKRVYAHLHKLGLDYFETTQTGDLTYRLTEDIDRVGEIIDKLSHQFLSNLLQLIVIPIYMLYLNWPLTLAGLILAPLMAWLIGEFGQRLLVLSRQSQNQVSNLSALLTEVFSGIRVVQAFAAQEYEVKRFNQEAEHNRQAQYRTQQLKSIQFPVVGFLEAVSIMLLFLLGGWQISQNQLTSQGFISFLAAVALLIQPIDMMISNYNEYKQTEASVERIFELMAKQPSLSEKSNAQEMPRVIGKVEYRHVNFAYNPNEPVLKDLCLHASPGDVMALVGSSGAGKSTLISLLLRFYDPQAGQILIDNIDIRDVTLTSLRRQIGIVPQDITLFSGTIAENIGYGQEKLDLAAIQSAAKIANAHSFITQFSQGYHTWVGERGVNLSGGQRQRLAIARAVANDPRILILDEATSALDSESEALVQEALERVMQNRTVFIIAHRLSSVRRADCILVVEQGQVVEAGTHASLLSQEGRYARFYAQQFYSTDE, via the coding sequence ATGAAAGTCCGCTCTAGCTACTGGCAACTGTTGCCTTATCTGTGGCCCCAATGGCCGCTGTTAATTCGGGGATTGGCTTGTATCTTAGGATTTGTGTTGTTCACCCTAGCAATACCCTATTTAGCAGGTAAGGTCGCTTTTTTTATCGGCCAGGGAAATGTTAACCAGATTGCCTACTGGCTCGGACTAGCCACTTTAGTATTTTTAGTTCGAGGGTTTTGTCAATACGGGCAGAATGTCTTTATGATCGCTGCTGCTCTGGAAATGGCTTTAAACTTGCGTAAGCGAGTTTACGCTCACCTGCACAAACTCGGATTGGATTACTTTGAAACCACACAAACGGGAGACCTCACTTATCGCTTAACTGAAGATATCGACCGGGTAGGCGAGATTATTGATAAGTTATCCCATCAGTTTCTTTCCAATCTGTTGCAGTTAATTGTAATTCCCATTTACATGCTCTACCTGAATTGGCCGCTCACGCTTGCGGGTTTGATTTTGGCTCCCCTCATGGCTTGGTTGATCGGAGAATTTGGTCAGCGATTACTCGTGCTATCTCGCCAGAGTCAAAATCAGGTTTCCAATTTGTCTGCGCTGCTAACTGAAGTATTTAGCGGGATTCGCGTCGTTCAGGCTTTTGCGGCACAAGAGTATGAAGTGAAGCGATTCAATCAGGAAGCAGAACACAATCGTCAGGCTCAGTATCGCACTCAACAACTCAAATCCATTCAGTTTCCTGTTGTCGGTTTTTTGGAAGCAGTTAGTATTATGCTGCTATTTTTATTGGGAGGATGGCAGATTTCTCAGAATCAGCTGACATCTCAAGGGTTTATCAGTTTCTTAGCTGCTGTGGCTTTACTGATTCAGCCAATCGACATGATGATTAGCAATTACAACGAGTACAAACAGACCGAAGCTTCCGTCGAACGCATCTTTGAACTGATGGCGAAGCAGCCTAGCCTCAGCGAAAAATCGAATGCTCAGGAAATGCCACGAGTTATTGGCAAGGTAGAGTATCGTCATGTCAATTTCGCCTACAATCCCAACGAGCCAGTGCTAAAGGATCTCTGCCTGCACGCTTCTCCTGGTGATGTCATGGCTTTGGTTGGTTCTTCTGGAGCAGGCAAATCGACGTTAATTAGCCTTTTACTTCGCTTTTATGACCCTCAGGCGGGTCAAATTCTGATTGATAATATTGATATCCGTGACGTTACACTCACCAGCCTGCGCCGTCAAATTGGGATTGTTCCCCAAGATATTACTCTTTTTTCGGGAACGATCGCCGAAAACATCGGTTACGGTCAGGAAAAATTAGATTTAGCAGCGATTCAGTCAGCAGCAAAGATTGCCAACGCTCACTCCTTTATCACCCAGTTTTCTCAGGGTTATCATACCTGGGTGGGCGAACGGGGAGTTAACCTATCAGGAGGACAACGCCAAAGATTAGCGATCGCCAGAGCAGTTGCCAACGATCCGCGAATTCTCATCCTGGATGAGGCCACCTCTGCTCTGGATTCGGAATCAGAAGCACTAGTTCAAGAGGCGCTGGAGCGAGTGATGCAAAACCGTACCGTGTTTATTATTGCCCATCGCTTGAGCAGTGTTCGTCGGGCGGACTGCATTCTCGTAGTAGAACAAGGACAGGTGGTTGAAGCTGGTACCCACGCCTCCCTACTATCTCAGGAAGGACGGTATGCCCGTTTTTACGCCCAACAGTTCTACTCTACAGATGAGTAG